GTCACCGGCGGCGGTCACCGCATGCAGTTCACTCACAACTCCGGCGTCATCATCGGCGGCAACTCCGTGGTCGGGAACGTCGTCAACGGCAGCGACGTCGTCATCGTCGGTGGACGCGTCGTGTCCGGCGGGAACGTGGTCTCCGTTGGTGGCAGTTCTCCCATCGAGGTCACCGCCACTGTTCCCCAGGGCAGCAGCGTGGCCGCGCGCACCCAATCCGCCGACGTCGACACCTTCGGCAGCCTGAAGACGGTCGGCGCCAACACCCAGTCCGGCGACGTCCGTGTCGGCCGCGCCGGCACCATCGAGGCCTCCACCCAGTCCGGCGACATCCGCCTGGAGCGCACCGACGTCGTCACTGGCAAGACCATGTCCGGCGACATCACCATCGGCGACTTCGGCGGCACCGCGAAGCTCAACACGATGTCGGGTGACATCCGCGTCCACGCCACCGCCGGCGGCAACCTCGCCGCCCGCACTATGTCCGGCGACATCGACGTCACCGCCACCGACGCCGCTCTCGCCGACGACCTGGACGTGCAGACCAGCAGCATGTCCGGCCGCGTCCGCACCCCGCGCCCCCGCCCCGGCACCACCGGCGTGCGCCGCCGCCGCTGACCGGCTGCCTGTCCTCCCCCGGCCACCACGGGGGCGGGCGGGGAGCCGGGCCAGGCCCGGCTCCCCGCGAGAGCCGCACCACCACCCACTACGAGGGGAGACCCACATGCCCGAACACGGAAACGCCACCAACACACCCCAGCGCGCCGCGCAGTTCCAGGACGGTGACCTGCTGCTGTACCGCGACCCTGAGGCGTACCTGACCGGCGCCGAGGACCACACGGTCGTGTGCCGGGTGGACGTGCACTCGCCCACCGACGTCGAGGAAGCCCACTACGGCCGGTCAGTACCAGTGCGAGTCATCTCCTCGGGTGAGCGGCTCCACGCGCCGCCGGCGTTCGTGCGGCGCATCGACCCGGCCGAGGTCATGCGGACCATCGACACCGCCCCGCTCCACGGGGACGTGTCGGCTCTGGAGTCGGCTGCGTCGGCGTGGCTGCGACAGCAGCCCAACGGCCGGGACTGACCGGCTGCCTGTCCGCCCCCGGCCACCACGGGGGCGGGCGGGGAGCCGGGACAGCCCGGCACCGCACCGAGAGGAGAAACCCGATGCCCAAGGACGACAAGCAGTGCCAGCAGTGCCTGGAGCACGCCGAACTGCACAAGGACCTCTTCGGCTTCAGCGCCTTCGGCAAGAAGGAGCCCTGCAAGCAGTGCGAGGAACACCTCGAGCTGCACGCCAGGGAGCGGCGGTCGTGGAGCTGGTTCTGACCACCCATCGCTGACACCCACGGGCGGCCGCTCCGGTTCGCCTATCCCGCACCACACGAGTCGGCCCCACCAGGGCTGGCAGAGAGGCGACACCGTGACCGAGTCCATCCGATACACCGCTGACGTTCTGGTCATCGACATCGAGGGCCGCGTGCTGCTGATCGAACGAGGGTGGCCGCCGCACCAGGGTCAGTTGGCTCTGCCGGGCGGGCACGTGGACCCGGGCGAGACCTCCCGGACCGCCGCCGCACGGGAACTGCTGGAGGAGACCGGAGTCCAGGTCCGCGAGGACGAGCTGACCCTGGTCGGCGTCTACGACGGCCCGGACCGCGACCCGCGCGGCCGGTACGTCACCGTTGCCTACTCCGTCTCCGTCCCCGCCAACACCACCGCGCAGGCCGGGGACGATGCCGCCGCCGTGCAGTGGATGCCGCTGGACGCCCCCGGCGACCTCGCCTTCGACCACAACGAGATCGTGCACGCCGCATGGCGCCAACAGGTCGCCGGCGGCTCCGACAGCGAGTTCGCTGCACAGAACGACACGGGCCGCTGACGCCCCGGGGCGGCCGCCATCCCGGCCAAGGACACGGCCGGCCGCCCCGGGCCCTCCCAACCGCTCCAACCGGAGCAGGAGGAGAACCTCCATCCTCCCCGATCCGAAGGAGCAGCACGATATGGCCCCGAAGAAGAGCCCTCACCCCGACAGCGTCGCCGCGGCCCAGCAGCGCCTCGCCGCCGCCAAAACCCGGCGGGACGAGACCAAGACGCAGGCCGACTGCGACTTCTGGAACGAGGTGGCCGCCGCCATCGACGGCGGCGAGCTGCTCCAGGCCCAGGCGTGCGAGGCGATCGGCTACGGCCGCGAGTACGTCCGCCGCCAGCTCCTGGAGCACAAGACCGACTGATCCGAGCGGGTGCCGCCCGGCCCGAACACCGGGCGGCACCCCACCCGCAGAGAGGACCCTGATCGTGCGGCTGATGCCCTGGGCACCCCGAGCCGAACGCCGGCGCTTCAAAGGCGCCCGTACCCTCGCCGACCTCGCCGACCTGACCGTCCGCGAGCTGGAGGCCGGCCACCAGCTCGATGTCGAGACCCTCCCGCTGATCCCGTCCCTGACCGCCGCCAACCAGGCCGGGCTGGTCACCACCTGCTCACAGCCCGGCGAGAGGGGCACCGGCGCCGACGGCCTGTGGTGGGAGCAGCGCGCCGCCCTCGAGGTCTTCACCGCCGACCGCGACCTGTGCCAGCGGATCAAGGCCGCCGCCGTCAGCGCCGAGCTGATGGTCGCCGCCCACGACCCCCGCACCGGAGCGACCGACGCCCCGGTCCTCATCACCACCCGCGACGGAGATCCGTACACCGACTTCCCCGTCCAGCTCACCCCCGAGGAACTGCGCAACAACTGGCCTGGCGCCCACCGCCACGCCCTGTCCGCCGCCGCGAATGCCGTGCACCTCGTCATCTACGCCTTCGAGTACGGGCCCACCGGCCAGCGGCTCTGGCCGTTCCTGGACGAGATCACCGGCCGCATCACCCCAACCGCCGCGGACATGGACTGCGTCGACTGCGGATGCACCGCCGCCTCCCGCTGCCCCGGCCCCTGCTGGTGGGTCTGGACCGCCGGCACCACCGCCGAATGCAGCACCTGCCGCTACGGCGACAGCCGCCCGGAGCCCGACGAGCCGGACGAGAACGAATGCGTGCTGTGCGGCGCCCCCTTCCACCACAGCGGCGACTACTGCACCCCCGCGTGCCGGGCCGCCGACCGGCCCGGTCTCAACGAGGACGGCAACTGGCCCGCCCCGGCGCTCACGCCGCTGCCCGCGCCCGCCTCCTACAGCGACGAACCGCCCTTCTGACAGCCCCCGCCCCGGGGCGGCCGCCATCCCGGCCAAGGACACGACAGGCCGCCCCAGGGCCCCTCCCTCCCCGCAGCACCCGACCGAACAGGAGACTCCTGATGCACGCTCGCGCCGCGCGCTTCGCCGCCCTCTACGCCCTGATGCGGGCTGCCGCCGATCTGGGCGACCACTGGATCCAGTCCGACCACTGCGCCCGCACCAAGGGCGCCACGAACGCCGCGCCGGTCACCGCAGACGACGGCACCACCCACGGCACCGCCGCTGGCCGGAAGGCCTGCGCCTGGCACTGCACCACCTACACCGCCACCCAGGTTGCCGCCCTCCTCATCGGTTCCCGTGTCCTGGGGCTCCGGCTGCACCCCGGCGCGACCGCCGCCGCGCTCGCGGTTTCCGGCCTGACCCACTACGCCGCCGACCGCCGCGTCCCCGGCGGCCTCCTCCAGCGCGTCGCCGACGCCACCGGCAAGGGCAACTTCTACCGGCTGGCCGGCCACGGCATGAACGGCTCCTACGCGCTGGACCAGGCATGGCACCACACCTGCGAGACGGTGGCCGCGCTCATCGCGGCCACCAAGTGACCCGGGTGATGACCGCCATGACAACCACGCTCGCCCCGGCCGTGCCGCGCACGTTCCGCTCCGAGAAAGCGCTCGCCACCGCCGTCGACGCCGTGTTCGCCGACGCCCTCGCCCAGGAACTCGCCGACGCCCTCGCCGACGACGCCCCCGGCACTGGGCGGCCGTTCGGCCTGCCGACAACCGGCGTCCTCATCGCGCAGGCCGGCATCGCCACCGGCCCCGCGGCGCCCGACCCGCGCTCCCCCTCCCCCGCCGTGCAGGCGGTACGGCGCGGCGCCGCCGTCGGCGGCCGGTGGGCCGGGCGCGCTGCCTGGTGGCTGCTGAAGACCGCAGCCTGTGCCACCGCCGTCCTCACCCGCGAGGCCCTCGCGATCGGCTGGCAGATGGTGTTCGGCACCGCCCTGCCCGGCACCGCCCGACCCGCCGAACTCGAGGCGGTCCCGCGGCCGACGGCGAGCGCTTTCCTCAAGGCCACCTCCGACCGCCTGCAGGTCGCGGGCTGGTCCCAGCACGCGCTGCACACCGCGACCGGCAGCTGCGTCCTGGGCGCCGAACGCGACCTCATCGCCGACGGCGCAGGCACCCGCCGCACCGCCACCCGCGCCAACGGTCACCTGTGCGCCGTGACCGGCGCCTGGTCCGTCTCCGCCTGGAACGACGCGCTGGCCCGCCGCGAGGACCAGGTCCACGCCGCGCTCCTGGCCGCCGCCGCCCGCGCCCGCGCCGCCGGCGACTGACGCGCTGCCCGATCCGCCCGACCCCGCACGCGGGCGGTGAGGGGAGCCGGACAGCCGCCCGGCCAACCCGACACACAAAGGAGGTGGACGCCATGACCTGGTGGGAGATCACCATCCCCACGCTCACCGCCGAGCAGCAGCACGGCGTCCAGGTGTTCACGTACCCCGAGACCGCGTTCCGCGTCTCGGCCGAAGCCAGGCAGCAGGCCGCGCTCGACGCCATAAGCGCCGACGCGATCCGGCACCGCCGCGGCGCCCAGGTCGACCTGGCCGCCATCACGGTCAGCAGCAGGCACACCGTCTGACTGCGCCCCGGGACGACCGCACTACCGCCAAGCAGACCGGCCGTCCCGGGCCCACCCAACCCGCATCACCGACACGAGAGGGCCCCACCATCATGGCTCAGCTCACCCACCCCCCGGCGCAGGCCGCCGCCATCATCCGCAGCATCGGCCAGCGCCGCACCCTTCCCTCCCTCACCCGCAGCTACCTGTGCGCCCCCTGCGCCGTCTCCTGGGCCGGCGACGAAGCCGACTGCTGGAGCTGCGGAAACCCCGCCAGCACCGAGTACACCCGTCGCGACGCCGCCGCTCTCGTCCTGTGCGCCGGCACCCAGCCCCGCCGGGGAGGTGCCGCCGCATGAGCGCCGACGTCCTCCCCCTCGACGTGATCCTCGGCCCCGCGACCGCCGCCGCCGTACTCCAGCAGCACGCCGACGCCATCGCCCACGCCGACCACCTCCCGCCCTCCACCGCCCTGCGCCTCGCCTGCGAGCGCGGCACCGATGGCGACCCCCTCCTCCTGGCGGCCCCCGGCCAGATCTGGTCCCTGCGCCCCGACGTCGCCCTCGACGACGCCCCGGCCCGCCGCCTCGCCGTGCACCAGCGCCTCGCCGCCCCGCCCCGCGTCCGCGTCACCTCCCTCGACGATGACACCGACGGCCAGGCCGACGAACTCCTCATCGAGGTCCTGGAGATGTACCGCCTCGACTCCTGGACCCCCGTCGACGCGCTCCTTGAAGGAGGAACCCGATGAGCGACACCACCCACGCCCCCTCCCCGACCTGCTCAGCCGTTGCCGCCCTGATCGGTGACGCGAAGCCGGCCACCGACCGGCTGCTCCGGCAACTTGCCGAGTCGGTCCGCGACGTGCGTGAGCACGACCACCCCTCGCAGAACGAAGACCTGTACTGCTCGAACCTCACCTCTTGGATGGGCGACCGCACGGCCGTCGTGCTGCGACGGCTGCTGGACGCGGAGGCCCAGGTCGCCGAGCATGAGGCCGCACCGCTCCCGTCATGGGTGCATCAGCTCGGTGACGAGCTGGGCGACTTCCTGTCCGACCTGGCGCCCGCCGCGATCTCGTACTACGACCCGGAGACGCCGGACGCCCAGGTGCTGGCCCGCGTGGAGCGGGCGTTCGCGGTCGGGCGGGACCGGGCGCGGGAGCGGCTGGCCGACCGGCGCGGCGAACCCGCCTGCGACACCGCGCCCGGAATCACGGTGTACCGCGCGTCGTACGACTCAATCGCCATGGGCCTCTACACCACCCGCGAAGCCGCCCGCGCCCACTGCGA
The sequence above is drawn from the Streptomyces sp. RKND-216 genome and encodes:
- a CDS encoding DUF4097 family beta strand repeat-containing protein; this encodes MTTTRSIAAANDGPVTIDATLLGHGGRVTVHAEAGCKRATLTISTPDESGPAADAVRDAALKQHKDSISARIEGHGGISSGGTIVTGGGHRMQFTHNSGVIIGGNSVVGNVVNGSDVVIVGGRVVSGGNVVSVGGSSPIEVTATVPQGSSVAARTQSADVDTFGSLKTVGANTQSGDVRVGRAGTIEASTQSGDIRLERTDVVTGKTMSGDITIGDFGGTAKLNTMSGDIRVHATAGGNLAARTMSGDIDVTATDAALADDLDVQTSSMSGRVRTPRPRPGTTGVRRRR
- a CDS encoding NUDIX hydrolase; protein product: MTESIRYTADVLVIDIEGRVLLIERGWPPHQGQLALPGGHVDPGETSRTAAARELLEETGVQVREDELTLVGVYDGPDRDPRGRYVTVAYSVSVPANTTAQAGDDAAAVQWMPLDAPGDLAFDHNEIVHAAWRQQVAGGSDSEFAAQNDTGR